A region from the Thermanaeromonas toyohensis ToBE genome encodes:
- a CDS encoding DUF3786 domain-containing protein, translated as MKGLPYNLNVPLKLARDKLKAASPANIAQKKRVGWDKESSQFFCPFLSQVYRISYPSGEIHGEKEEEIDPHLKILFLHYLTSPGSSLHGQWITFKELPGGMLYSTPFYYRAILPLIRTFTPHLDSLILAGSSLGGERTKIGHASIILYPFPLVPVCLSLWAGDEEVPSGGTILFDASVPEHLSTEDCAVLAEYLVRRLKLALSLKE; from the coding sequence ATGAAAGGACTACCCTATAATCTGAACGTTCCCTTAAAACTTGCCAGGGACAAGCTTAAAGCTGCCTCCCCAGCAAATATAGCCCAGAAGAAAAGGGTGGGCTGGGATAAGGAAAGTAGCCAGTTTTTTTGCCCCTTTCTAAGCCAAGTTTATCGGATCAGCTACCCTTCTGGAGAGATCCATGGTGAAAAAGAAGAAGAAATAGACCCGCATCTTAAGATTCTATTCCTCCATTATCTAACTAGCCCAGGATCTTCCCTACACGGCCAATGGATTACTTTTAAAGAACTGCCTGGAGGAATGCTTTATTCAACACCCTTTTATTACCGCGCCATTTTACCCTTAATCCGCACCTTTACCCCCCACCTGGATAGCCTAATTTTAGCAGGGAGTTCCCTGGGAGGGGAGAGGACTAAAATAGGCCACGCTAGCATTATCCTGTATCCCTTCCCTTTGGTCCCTGTATGCTTAAGTTTATGGGCAGGAGATGAAGAAGTGCCTTCGGGAGGCACTATTCTTTTTGATGCCTCTGTTCCTGAGCATTTATCCACTGAAGATTGCGCAGTGCTGGCCGAATACTTAGTTCGTCGGTTAAAATTGGCTTTAAGCTTAAAGGAATAA